In Pseudovibrio brasiliensis, the following are encoded in one genomic region:
- the pheT gene encoding phenylalanine--tRNA ligase subunit beta, with amino-acid sequence MKFTLSWLKDHLETDASLDEIVERLTLIGLEVEEITNPADRLGTFKIARVLEAEQHPNADRLRVLKVDTGEGDPLQVVCGAPNARKGLVGVFAKPGDYVPGLDVTLSVGKIRDVESYGMMASERELELSDEHDGIIDLPEDAPVGTPFVEYAGLDDPVIEIGLTPNRSDCASVFGIARDLAASGLGTLKTPQKTQINAHSNANDLKVVLDLGDSPEHCPAFGYRVVRGIKNGPSPKWMQKRLVAIGLRPINALVDITNYMTFDQGRPLHVFDADKVSGNLTIRHGKSGEELVGLDGKTYGVDETVVVISDDNGLESLGGIMGGESTGCDENTTNVVIESALWDPLNIARSGRKLGVSTDARYRFERGVDPAYMVEGLEVATKMVMDLCGGGEASDTHVVGEVPQEERIIDFPLSEVKRLSGLEVSHGEIKAILSLLGFWVAGNGDVVKVSPPSWRPDVHGKADLVEEVMRIVGIDKVPTATLPRMEPVSQKVLTVSQIRRSNARRALAARGMDEAVLWSFIPKAHAEHFGGGNPVLSLANPISSDMSDMRPSLLPGLLTAAQRNADRGYADVALFEVGQVFENPSEKGQKMVIAGIRRGTAKPTGSGRHWSGNAENIDVFDAKADAGAVLQSIGAQVGNLMVFTDAPSYYHPGRSGALKMGPKNTLAYFGEIHPKTLEALDIEGPLVAFEVFINAVPQPKKKATKSKGALNAADLMPVKRDFAFLVDSSIPVEKLLKAAKGADKALITNVNLFDIYEGQGVPEGQRSLAIDVTLQPIKKTLTDEDIEAVSNKIVASVQKATGGTLRG; translated from the coding sequence ATGAAATTCACCCTTTCCTGGCTCAAGGACCATCTTGAGACCGATGCAAGCCTTGATGAAATTGTTGAGCGCCTGACGCTGATCGGGCTGGAAGTGGAAGAGATCACCAATCCAGCAGACCGCCTAGGCACATTCAAGATCGCCCGCGTTCTGGAAGCTGAGCAGCATCCAAACGCAGACCGCCTGCGCGTGCTGAAAGTGGACACCGGCGAAGGTGACCCGCTGCAGGTTGTCTGCGGCGCACCAAACGCCCGTAAAGGTCTGGTCGGCGTCTTCGCAAAACCGGGCGACTACGTCCCTGGTCTCGATGTAACGCTGTCCGTAGGCAAAATTCGTGACGTAGAAAGCTACGGCATGATGGCCTCCGAGCGCGAGCTGGAGTTATCCGACGAACACGACGGCATCATCGACCTGCCAGAAGACGCACCAGTCGGCACCCCGTTTGTTGAATATGCTGGTCTGGATGACCCGGTCATCGAAATTGGCCTGACTCCAAACCGCTCCGACTGTGCAAGCGTGTTCGGTATTGCGCGTGATTTGGCTGCTTCCGGCTTAGGAACGCTAAAAACCCCGCAAAAAACGCAAATCAACGCACATAGCAACGCAAACGACCTAAAAGTTGTTTTGGATCTGGGGGATAGCCCAGAACACTGCCCTGCATTCGGCTATCGTGTGGTCCGTGGCATCAAAAACGGCCCGTCTCCAAAGTGGATGCAGAAGCGTCTGGTCGCTATCGGTCTGCGCCCGATTAATGCCCTCGTGGACATCACCAACTACATGACCTTCGATCAGGGCCGCCCGCTGCATGTCTTTGATGCAGATAAGGTTTCCGGCAACCTGACCATCCGCCACGGCAAATCCGGCGAGGAACTTGTTGGCCTCGACGGAAAAACTTATGGTGTCGATGAAACCGTCGTGGTCATCTCCGACGACAACGGTCTGGAATCCCTTGGCGGAATTATGGGTGGAGAATCAACGGGTTGCGATGAAAACACCACCAACGTGGTGATCGAAAGCGCTCTGTGGGATCCTCTCAACATCGCCCGCTCCGGCCGTAAACTGGGAGTATCTACCGACGCGCGCTACCGCTTCGAGCGCGGTGTAGACCCTGCGTACATGGTGGAAGGCCTTGAAGTTGCTACCAAAATGGTCATGGACCTGTGTGGCGGCGGAGAAGCATCCGACACCCACGTTGTAGGAGAAGTGCCTCAGGAAGAGCGCATCATCGACTTCCCACTCAGCGAAGTAAAGCGCCTCTCCGGTCTGGAAGTATCCCACGGCGAGATCAAAGCTATCCTCTCCCTGCTGGGCTTCTGGGTCGCTGGCAATGGCGATGTGGTCAAGGTTTCTCCTCCAAGCTGGCGTCCGGATGTACACGGAAAAGCTGATTTGGTAGAAGAGGTTATGCGCATCGTCGGCATCGACAAAGTGCCAACTGCTACCCTGCCGCGCATGGAGCCTGTCTCTCAGAAGGTTCTGACTGTTAGCCAGATCCGCCGCTCTAATGCCCGCCGCGCCCTCGCTGCACGTGGCATGGACGAGGCCGTTCTGTGGTCCTTCATTCCAAAAGCCCACGCAGAACACTTCGGCGGTGGTAACCCTGTGTTATCATTGGCAAATCCGATTTCCTCCGACATGTCCGACATGCGCCCGTCCCTGCTGCCTGGCCTGCTCACCGCAGCCCAACGCAACGCCGACCGCGGCTACGCAGACGTCGCCCTGTTCGAAGTCGGACAAGTATTTGAAAACCCTAGCGAAAAAGGCCAGAAGATGGTCATCGCCGGCATCCGCCGCGGCACCGCCAAACCAACCGGTTCTGGTCGCCACTGGTCTGGAAACGCTGAAAACATTGATGTTTTCGACGCGAAGGCAGATGCGGGCGCGGTACTGCAGTCCATCGGTGCACAGGTAGGCAACCTGATGGTCTTCACCGACGCCCCATCCTACTACCACCCAGGCCGCTCCGGCGCCCTCAAAATGGGCCCAAAAAACACCCTGGCGTACTTCGGTGAGATCCACCCTAAGACCTTGGAAGCATTGGACATTGAAGGCCCTCTGGTGGCGTTTGAAGTCTTCATCAATGCTGTCCCGCAGCCGAAGAAGAAGGCGACCAAGTCCAAGGGTGCGCTGAATGCAGCAGACCTGATGCCGGTAAAACGGGACTTTGCGTTCCTGGTAGACAGCTCTATCCCGGTTGAGAAGCTGCTGAAAGCCGCTAAGGGCGCAGATAAAGCATTGATCACAAACGTGAATCTCTTCGATATCTACGAAGGGCAGGGCGTGCCGGAAGGCCAGCGCTCTCTCGCGATCGATGTAACCCTGCAGCCGATCAAGAAGACCCTCACCGATGAGGATATCGAGGCGGTCTCAAACAAGATTGTTGCGTCCGTTCAAAAGGCTACCGGCGGTACCCTGCGCGGATAA
- a CDS encoding DUF134 domain-containing protein produces MPRPRKPRRIHGASGAQFFKPQGVPLRQLRAAVLSEDGMEALRLADAEGLEHAAAADLMGISRPTFSRLVSHARTVVATALSEGLALKIEGAVGTAKGSCKPESELSDEDCQRMQRRRRRGFCGRASVISEAIVPDEVAEAAEGTAEA; encoded by the coding sequence ATGCCACGACCAAGAAAACCACGCCGCATTCATGGAGCTTCGGGTGCTCAGTTCTTCAAGCCGCAGGGTGTGCCTTTGCGCCAGCTTCGCGCTGCTGTGCTGAGTGAAGACGGGATGGAGGCGTTGCGTCTGGCGGATGCCGAGGGGCTGGAACATGCTGCGGCGGCGGATCTTATGGGGATTTCACGGCCCACGTTTTCGCGGCTGGTTTCTCACGCGCGCACGGTGGTTGCCACGGCGCTGAGCGAGGGGCTGGCGCTGAAGATTGAGGGCGCTGTTGGCACGGCCAAGGGGTCCTGCAAGCCGGAGAGCGAGCTGAGTGACGAGGACTGTCAACGCATGCAACGCCGCCGTCGCCGCGGCTTCTGCGGGCGTGCGAGCGTGATCTCTGAGGCGATTGTGCCGGATGAGGTGGCGGAGGCTGCTGAGGGCACTGCAGAGGCTTAG